The DNA window CCTCGTGAGGGCGGCCCGACAGGCAAAAGAACACGACCAGAAGCTCCACCTGATGGGATGCTTTTCCGACGGTGGAGTGCACAGTCATCTGGAGCATCTGTACGGTCTGTTGGAGTTGGCCCGGCGCGAAGGGCTCGCTCCCGAGCAGGTGTGTGTGCACGCCTTCACCGATGGGCGAGACACGGACCCGCATGGCGGCGTGGACTACGTACGACAGTTTCAAGAGGCAGCTGCGGACGTGGGCGTAGGACGTCTCGTCTCCATCGTGGGGCGGTACTATGCGATGGACCGCGACGAGCGATGGGAGCGCACCGAGAAGGCGTACCGACTCCTGACGGAAGGGGCCGGCGAGGTGTTCGACGATCCGGTGGCGGCTCTGGAGGCCAGCTACGACGCGGACGTGACGGATGAATTTGTGGAGCCACGCCGCATCCGGGGGGAGAAAGAGAATGCCTTCGGTGAGCACGGGACGCGGGTTGAGGACGGGGACGCGGTCATCTTCTTCAATTTTCGGGCCGACCGCGCACGGCAGCTCACTCACGCATTCACGGATCCTCAGTTTCGCGGCTTTGAGCGCGAGCAGCTGTCCCTAGAGTACGTGATGATGACGCCGTACGATGACGCGTTTGATCTCCCGATTGCTTTCGATCGCGTCAATCTGGAGAACACGCTCGGGGAGGTCATCAGTCGGCGCGGGGGGACGCAACTCCGGGTGGCCGAGACGGAGAAGTACGCGCACGTTACTTACTTCTTCAGTGGGGGGCGAGAGGATCCGTTTGAGAACGAGGATCGCATCCTGGTGCAGAGTCCGGATGTGGCGACCTACGACCTACAGCCGGAGATGAGTGCGCCCGAGGTGGCGGACCGGACGGAAGAGGCCCTCGACGAGACTCCGTACAACCTCGTTGTCCTCAACTTTGCGAATCCCGACATGGTGGGGCACACGGGCGACTTCGAAGCAGCGGTGACGGCATGCGAAGCCGTAGATGCGGCTGCTCGTCAGGTAGTAGAGGCGGCTCGGCGCAATGGATACTCGGTAAGCATCATTGCCGATCACGGCAATGCCGACAAACTGAAGAATCCGGACGGGTCCCCGCACACAGCACATACCACGGCGCTTGTCCCGCACATCATTCTGAAGGACGGATTCGACGGGCCCATTCAGGATGGCAAGCTCGGGGATGTGGCCCCGACGATTCTTGCTATGCTCGGAGAAGAGGCGCCAGAGGATATGGATGGAGATGTGCTCGTGCCGGCTCAGGCTCACACTCCTTCCGAATAAATCGACGTGCCCCCTCTGCTCACTGTCATTCCTTTCTCTCGGTAGGAGACGGGGACGCTGGTTGATTTGTCCGTTTTGCGATTGGGAGGCTGTGCTTCAGGGCCGGTGCCGTCACGCGGTCTAGAACAGGGGGCAAGGGACGGAATGAAACGATCCGCCGCCCCATTCTACCAGACGCGCAATCGACTGACGATTCGCGTCGCGGTGCGAGCGGGGGACAGCAACACCGTCCATGTCCACGAAAAGGGGACAACACGTCCCCGCTCCTCACGCCTGCAATTGAACACAGCGTGAGTGTTCAACAGGGGGCACCGGGGCGTTATTTCACGTGCGGCACGTACGGCAGGCGGGCCTGCACGCGTCCGTTCGAGCCCGTGACCCGCTTCAGCACGCGCGAGTGGCGCCATAGCGTTCGTTCGAGCGGCGTAGCGGCCACCGACTGCCAGAGGGTCCTCGCCTGCGTGGCCAGACGCTCGTTGAGGCGCTCAAAGACCGTTTTGGGGCGAGGGAGGATGCGGGTGCGGTAGGGACCTTCTCCCATGCCTGCCGTCGATCCGGCAATTGCGATCGCGTCTTGAAGCCCCCCGGTCGTGTCCACCAGGCCCACCTCTTTCGCATCGCGGCCCGACCATACGCGGCCCTGGGCCACGTCATGCACCGCGGAGGTGTCCATGTCGCGCCCCTCGGCCACTCGCTGGAGGAACGTTTGGTACGTGCTCTCGATGGTGCGGTTAAAGAGTCGGCGCTCCTCCGGGGCCAGAGGCTTGTTTGGCACGAAGAGATCGGCGTAGGGACTCGTGCTGACGCCGTCGAACGTGACGCCGAGCTTGTTCTCAAGAAGTCCCTCTGCGTTCCAAAGTAGACCGAAGACGCCAATGGAGCCGGTCGTGGTCGTCGTGTTGGCGACAATCGTATCCGCTGGGGCTGCCATGTAGTAGCCACCGGAGGCCGCTGTGCCGCCCATTGATACGATCAGCGGCTTTTCCTCAGCCGTTCGCTTCGCGGCGTGCCACATGGCCTCGGAGGCCGCCGCACTTCCGCCCGGGGAGTTGATGCGGAGCACCACCGCCTTCGTAGAGGGGGAGGTGCGGGCCTCGTCCAGTGCTTCAATGAGGGGGGTAGAGCCCAGGGCCTGCTGGCCTGACCCGAAGGGGCTCTGGCCCGGATCCCCGCTTACGATATTGCCCTGTCCGTAGACGATGGCCACGGTGCCCGTTCCGGTGTATGTGACTCCTGTGTTTTCGGTCGGGACCCGACCGTACGTTGAGACCGAGAGTGTGGTAAGGTCGGTGGCCTCGGAGGTCCCCACCGTCTCACGGAGGAGAGAGCGAACCTCGTCTTCATAGCGCAGCCCATCAATCAGGCCTTCCTCGACGGCCACGGAGGCATCGAGCACTGCGTCTTCCTCGGCCAACTGCTGGAGGGCAGTTGAAGAAAGGCCACGCGTCTCCGCGATGGCAGACGTGAACCGGTCGTTTATGGTTGTGAGGAGAGCCTCCATCTGCTCCCGGTTGGGCTCAGAGAGATCCGAGCGCATAAACGACTCGCCGGCACTTTTGTATTTCCCGGCGCGCACGATTTGCGGCTCCACCCCAAGCTTATCGAAGGCATTCTTGAAGAAGGGAAGAATGGTCGCGAAGCCGTTGTACTCAAAAAAGGTTTGAGGACCAACGAACACACTGTCAGCGGCGCTGGCGACGAAGTATCCTTTCTCGCCCATGCCAAACTCCTCCCCGGAGGCGATCACAGGCGTTCCACTCTCGCGAAGCTGAACCACGGCCTCTCGCACCTCCTCCAGGGTCCCCCAGGAGGCCGAGGTGCCCTTCATGCGAAGCCAGACGGCCTCGATGCGATCGTCGGACCGGGCGTTGCGAAGGGCCACCTGCAGATCGCGGAGGTCATACGAGGGGCCCTCGCCAAAGGCCTTCTGGAACGGATCGTCAGACACCCGCTCCGGGATCGGGCCGTCGATGGGGACGGTAAGGACCGAGCCGGGTTGCACCGTCGGGGTCGTGTCGGTAGAAAGAGTGAGGGCAAAGAAAAAGAAGAAGAGGAAGAAAACGACGAGGCCGAAGGCGATCAGCGTGCCGAGGACGCTGGCCGTGAGGGTTGACAGAAAGCGCATAGAGCGAACAGGTGAGCAGTGAGGCCATCGAACGCGCGAGGAGTGCCCCCATCTTTTTGCGCGCGCATCCTACTGTATCGGTGGGGCGGGGGACCGTTTCAGGTGTTCGTTCTGTTTTTGTTACAGGGGGAACGATATCCCAGGCGTCGACCCGTTCTGGGCACGGGGGCACGCCCGAAAGGAAACTTGAAACTGGGGCTTATGTACAGTATCGGAGGCCATGTGCTCTCCTCATCAGTGGAATACTTGGTTTACGTTCGGGAATGACGGTCCAATGTGGCGGCACGTCCTTTGCGGCGTGTAGACATGACCGTCGGCGGTTGTGCCCGAGCGGAGCAATCGAGGAGAGAGGCCTGTCGCGCGTACTTCCCTGTATAATGCCGTGAACGACGACGTGAACACGAGTACTGTGGACGCTGAGGATCAGACCGATGGTCGGCCGTCCTTAAACGACCGTGAGCGCAACATCCTGCGTCTCGTCGTGGAAGAGTTTGTGGATTCGGCGGGCCCGGTCGGGTCACGGTCGATTGCCAAGGAGAGTTCGATTGACCTCAGCGCGGCCTCCATCCGAAACACAATGGCGGATCTGGAGGACATGGGCTACCTGGATCATCCGTACACCTCGGCCGGACGGGTGCCTACGCGCCTGGGGTATCGGACGTTTGTTGACGAGCTTATGGATACGCCTGAGCTCACTGAGGTCGAGCGGGAGATGCTCAAGATGCGTCTCGCAAGTCTCGTGAAGGATACCGATGAGCTCCTGCGGGAGAGCACTCGTCTGTTGAGCAAGCTATCCAATTTGCTCGGCATTGCACTGAGCCCGCGCCTGTCCACGGGGGTGCTCGATCGGCTCGACATTGTCCCGCTGTCCGGAGACCGCCTCATGTTCGTTATGAGTGTGCGGGGCGGCATCGTAAAGACCATCGTCCTGGAATTTGAGTCCGACTTCGGGCGCACCGAGATTGATCGCGTCGTGTCGCTACTCAATGAGCGCCTTGCCGGCCTCACGCTTCAAGAAATCCGGGAGACGCACGAGGAGCGCATCAAAGACCTTCGAGACCAGACCGGACTCATTGAGCTGATCGTTGAGGAGTCGGCCGTTCTGTTCAGTGAACCGGAGGAAGGGCGTCTTGAGTTCAAGGGAACGGAGAACATTCTCACACAGCCTGAATTCCAGGAGCCGGACGACGTACGGCGGCTGATTCAAATCATTGAGGATGAGGATCGTGTCGTACAGGTGCTGGAAGATCTTTTCGAGTCCGACCCGAACGCTATGGGACAGGTCACCATCCGCATCGGAGGAAAGTCCGACGAAGAGGAAATGGATGCCTACTCGATCGTGACCTCTCCGTACCGAATCGGCGGCACGGTGGGCACCCTCGGGGTGATTGGGCCTACGCGCATGGATTATCCGCGGGCTGTGGCCCTCGTCGAAAATGCCGCTCACGTCATCAACCGCTCGGGGAAAGAGGACCCCGACGCGCCTTCGAATGCATCGTAGGGCGTCCTCGGGTGTCGAGTCCCCGCGGTCGTCTCTGGTGTCCGCGATCCCTTTCGTTTGTTTCTTCTACTGTCGCAGAGCCCCAACCCTGATTGTGAGTACAGACCAGACCAACGGTCGACAGACCTCGAACGACCCCTCCGCCGACGACGTGCAGTCCTCAGACGCATCGGAGGAGCTGGAGGAGCCCGATGCCAATGACGACCTCTCCGAATCCGAGCAGAAAATCCGAGAGCTTACCCAAAAGGTGGAGAGCCTAGAGGAGGAGCGGGATGAACTCAATGATCGGGTGCTCCGCAAGGCCGCCGAGTTTGAAAACTACCGGCGCCGAATGGACCGGGAGAAGAAGCGGCGGCACCAGGCGGGCATGCTCGAGGTGATTGAGCCGGTTCTGGAGGTACTTGATGATTTTGAGCGTTCGATCGATGCGGCCGAGGAGCTTCAGGAAAACCAGGACCCGGAAGCGGCCTACGATTCGCTGAAGGGCGGGGTCGAAATGGTCTTTCGTAAATTTCGCGATACCCTGGAAAACCTGGGCGTGGAGCCCATTGAAGCGGAGGGTAAGCCCTTTGACGAGGAGCTCCACGAAGCCATGATGCGACAGCCGTCCGACGAGGAAGCGCCCGGGACGGTGCTTCAAGAGATCCGCAAGGGGTATCGGATGGACGATCGCGTCATCCGACACAGCCGCGTCGTGGTGGCGACGGAGCCGGCGGAGGACGAGGCTGGAGACGACGCGTAGCATTCATCTACACGGGGGGCGACACGCTTCTTTTCTGAATTGTAGAAGTTTGACAACATGCCGAGTGACTATTACGACGTTCTGGGAGTCGATTCGGACGCCTCGCAGGACGAGATCAAGAAGGCGTATCGAAAAAAGGCGATGGAGTACCACCCGGATCGTAATCCGGACGATCCGGAAGCGGAGCAGAAGTTCAAGGAGGCCTCGGAGGCGTACGACGTCCTCTCGGACCCCGAGACACGCCAGCGGTACGACCGCTACGGCGAGGCCGGGCTTGGGCAGGATGGCGCGGGCGGCCGCGGGGCTGGACGCGGCTTCCACGACATCGAAGACATTTTCAGTGCCTTCGACGACATTTTTGGGGGCGGGGGCGGTCGTCGGTCGCGTCGCCAGCGGGGACGACCGGGGAGTGACCTGCGGGTGACCCTTCCGCTTACGCTTGAGGAGATTGCGGAGGGCACCGAGAAAAACATCAAGGTCCGGAAGTTCCTGTCGTGTGACACCTGCGAGGGGACGGGCGCCGAAGGCGGCATGGAAGGCGAAAACTACGTGATGTGCTCGAAGTGCGACGGCACGGGCGAGGTGCGCCAAGTGTCGCGATCGGTCTTCGGTCAGTTTGTCAATGTGCAGGCGTGTCCGCAGTGCAACGGAGAGGGACGCATCATCGAGAATCCCTGTGATGACTGCGGCGGCGAGGGTCGGATCGAAGGAGAAGAGACGATCTCTGTGACGGTCCCCGCGGGCGTCATGGAAGGCAACTACCTCACGATCTCCGACGCCGGGAATGCGGGCATTCGGGGTGGGGTGCCGGGCGACCTGCGAATCGAGATTGAGGAGGAGCCGCACGAACACTTCGTGCGCGACGGCCTCGACATCTATCACGACGTGTATCTTTCCTTCCCCGAAGCCGCCATGGGAACCGAGGTCGAGGTTCCCACCCTA is part of the Salinibacter sp. 10B genome and encodes:
- the gpmI gene encoding 2,3-bisphosphoglycerate-independent phosphoglycerate mutase, encoding MDASKRHLLLILDGWGIADDPSVSAIEQANTPFVDSLFDEYPHALLQASGRAVGLPDGQMGNSEVGHTNLGAGRVVWQEILRISKAIEDGSFFENEALVRAARQAKEHDQKLHLMGCFSDGGVHSHLEHLYGLLELARREGLAPEQVCVHAFTDGRDTDPHGGVDYVRQFQEAAADVGVGRLVSIVGRYYAMDRDERWERTEKAYRLLTEGAGEVFDDPVAALEASYDADVTDEFVEPRRIRGEKENAFGEHGTRVEDGDAVIFFNFRADRARQLTHAFTDPQFRGFEREQLSLEYVMMTPYDDAFDLPIAFDRVNLENTLGEVISRRGGTQLRVAETEKYAHVTYFFSGGREDPFENEDRILVQSPDVATYDLQPEMSAPEVADRTEEALDETPYNLVVLNFANPDMVGHTGDFEAAVTACEAVDAAARQVVEAARRNGYSVSIIADHGNADKLKNPDGSPHTAHTTALVPHIILKDGFDGPIQDGKLGDVAPTILAMLGEEAPEDMDGDVLVPAQAHTPSE
- the sppA gene encoding signal peptide peptidase SppA, with the protein product MRFLSTLTASVLGTLIAFGLVVFFLFFFFFALTLSTDTTPTVQPGSVLTVPIDGPIPERVSDDPFQKAFGEGPSYDLRDLQVALRNARSDDRIEAVWLRMKGTSASWGTLEEVREAVVQLRESGTPVIASGEEFGMGEKGYFVASAADSVFVGPQTFFEYNGFATILPFFKNAFDKLGVEPQIVRAGKYKSAGESFMRSDLSEPNREQMEALLTTINDRFTSAIAETRGLSSTALQQLAEEDAVLDASVAVEEGLIDGLRYEDEVRSLLRETVGTSEATDLTTLSVSTYGRVPTENTGVTYTGTGTVAIVYGQGNIVSGDPGQSPFGSGQQALGSTPLIEALDEARTSPSTKAVVLRINSPGGSAAASEAMWHAAKRTAEEKPLIVSMGGTAASGGYYMAAPADTIVANTTTTTGSIGVFGLLWNAEGLLENKLGVTFDGVSTSPYADLFVPNKPLAPEERRLFNRTIESTYQTFLQRVAEGRDMDTSAVHDVAQGRVWSGRDAKEVGLVDTTGGLQDAIAIAGSTAGMGEGPYRTRILPRPKTVFERLNERLATQARTLWQSVAATPLERTLWRHSRVLKRVTGSNGRVQARLPYVPHVK
- the hrcA gene encoding heat-inducible transcriptional repressor HrcA, which gives rise to MNDDVNTSTVDAEDQTDGRPSLNDRERNILRLVVEEFVDSAGPVGSRSIAKESSIDLSAASIRNTMADLEDMGYLDHPYTSAGRVPTRLGYRTFVDELMDTPELTEVEREMLKMRLASLVKDTDELLRESTRLLSKLSNLLGIALSPRLSTGVLDRLDIVPLSGDRLMFVMSVRGGIVKTIVLEFESDFGRTEIDRVVSLLNERLAGLTLQEIRETHEERIKDLRDQTGLIELIVEESAVLFSEPEEGRLEFKGTENILTQPEFQEPDDVRRLIQIIEDEDRVVQVLEDLFESDPNAMGQVTIRIGGKSDEEEMDAYSIVTSPYRIGGTVGTLGVIGPTRMDYPRAVALVENAAHVINRSGKEDPDAPSNAS
- a CDS encoding nucleotide exchange factor GrpE, translated to MSTDQTNGRQTSNDPSADDVQSSDASEELEEPDANDDLSESEQKIRELTQKVESLEEERDELNDRVLRKAAEFENYRRRMDREKKRRHQAGMLEVIEPVLEVLDDFERSIDAAEELQENQDPEAAYDSLKGGVEMVFRKFRDTLENLGVEPIEAEGKPFDEELHEAMMRQPSDEEAPGTVLQEIRKGYRMDDRVIRHSRVVVATEPAEDEAGDDA
- the dnaJ gene encoding molecular chaperone DnaJ, encoding MPSDYYDVLGVDSDASQDEIKKAYRKKAMEYHPDRNPDDPEAEQKFKEASEAYDVLSDPETRQRYDRYGEAGLGQDGAGGRGAGRGFHDIEDIFSAFDDIFGGGGGRRSRRQRGRPGSDLRVTLPLTLEEIAEGTEKNIKVRKFLSCDTCEGTGAEGGMEGENYVMCSKCDGTGEVRQVSRSVFGQFVNVQACPQCNGEGRIIENPCDDCGGEGRIEGEETISVTVPAGVMEGNYLTISDAGNAGIRGGVPGDLRIEIEEEPHEHFVRDGLDIYHDVYLSFPEAAMGTEVEVPTLKGRARLEVEPGTQAGKILRMRNRGIPDLEGSGKGDQMIRIHVWTPQELSDSEQEMMEQLQHHDNFQPQPEERPHEKSFFRRVSDVFS